A genomic stretch from Synechococcales cyanobacterium T60_A2020_003 includes:
- a CDS encoding IS5/IS1182 family transposase, whose protein sequence is YHRRSIAETTMFRFKTIFGGNLSARQFDNQAVELFIKCVALNRMIQIAKPDSYKVEG, encoded by the coding sequence GCTATCATCGTCGTTCGATTGCTGAAACTACCATGTTCCGCTTTAAGACTATTTTTGGGGGCAATCTCAGTGCACGTCAATTTGACAATCAAGCCGTGGAATTGTTCATCAAATGTGTTGCGCTCAACCGCATGATTCAGATCGCTAAACCCGATAGCTACAAGGTTGAAGGTTAA